The following proteins are encoded in a genomic region of Sorangiineae bacterium MSr12523:
- a CDS encoding glutathione S-transferase N-terminal domain-containing protein has protein sequence MDTLYYSPGACSLAVHIALEEIGRPFDTVRVPIPEGAHLRPEYLAINPRARVPALRTEGTVITETGAILSYLADRERTSAAQALAPEPGTLARARFQEWLAWLSSSVHVAFAQIWRGERFSDDASAHGIIAETGRRRVRSFFHEIDAKLAGVANRTHALEEGYSAVDPYLAVMYRWGHRIGEPMDGYRSLERLAHEVAARPAAQRALAREGVTLTT, from the coding sequence ATGGACACCCTTTACTATTCGCCCGGCGCCTGTTCGCTGGCGGTTCACATTGCTTTGGAAGAGATCGGCCGCCCCTTCGATACGGTGCGCGTGCCCATTCCGGAAGGGGCACACCTCCGCCCCGAGTACTTGGCCATCAACCCGCGCGCACGCGTCCCCGCCCTTCGCACCGAGGGCACCGTCATCACGGAGACCGGTGCCATTTTGAGCTACCTGGCCGATCGCGAACGCACGTCGGCTGCGCAGGCGCTCGCCCCCGAGCCGGGGACCCTCGCGCGCGCACGCTTTCAAGAGTGGCTCGCGTGGCTGTCGAGCAGCGTGCACGTCGCCTTCGCGCAGATCTGGCGAGGCGAACGCTTCAGTGACGATGCTTCCGCGCACGGCATCATTGCCGAAACCGGACGCCGGAGGGTTCGTTCCTTTTTCCACGAGATCGACGCCAAATTGGCGGGCGTGGCGAATCGCACGCACGCGCTCGAGGAAGGCTACAGCGCCGTGGATCCTTACCTTGCCGTCATGTACCGGTGGGGTCACCGGATCGGAGAGCCGATGGACGGCTACCGTTCGCTCGAGCGCCTTGCCCATGAGGTAGCTGCACGGCCCGCTGCGCAGCGCGCCCTGGCTCGCGAGGGCGTCACCCTGACGACATAG
- a CDS encoding carbonic anhydrase: protein MMEKLVKGIHSFQKHFFTKHQDLFERLASRGQNPETLFVTCSDSRVDPNLITNSRPGDLFIVRNVGNVIPRPDLPGGTAAAVEYAVEVLGVENIIVCGHTQCGAMASILAPDKMANLQYVKRWLAQTEGLRDTIQTRYGHLPGEAKITAAVAENVLLQLEHLRAYPFVSEKLDAGKLHIAGWIFEIGTGAIHGFDPDTGEFTAISSADGAAAAEMHRPEPRQE, encoded by the coding sequence ATGATGGAGAAGCTCGTCAAAGGCATTCACTCGTTCCAAAAACACTTCTTCACCAAGCACCAGGACCTCTTCGAGCGACTGGCCTCGCGTGGACAGAATCCGGAAACGCTCTTCGTGACGTGCTCCGACTCGCGGGTCGATCCCAATTTGATTACGAACTCTCGGCCGGGCGATCTGTTCATCGTCCGCAACGTGGGCAACGTCATTCCGCGCCCGGACCTCCCCGGTGGCACGGCCGCCGCCGTCGAATACGCCGTAGAAGTCCTCGGCGTGGAGAACATCATCGTGTGCGGCCACACGCAGTGCGGCGCCATGGCCTCCATCCTCGCACCGGACAAGATGGCCAATCTCCAATACGTGAAACGATGGCTCGCCCAGACGGAGGGGCTGCGCGACACCATCCAAACACGTTACGGGCACCTGCCCGGCGAGGCCAAAATCACCGCCGCCGTCGCCGAGAACGTGCTCCTGCAACTGGAGCACCTCCGCGCCTACCCCTTCGTGTCCGAGAAACTCGACGCCGGCAAATTGCATATCGCCGGTTGGATCTTCGAAATCGGCACGGGTGCCATCCACGGATTCGACCCCGATACCGGTGAGTTCACGGCCATCTCCTCGGCCGACGGCGCCGCCGCCGCCGAAATGCACCGCCCCGAGCCGCGGCAGGAATAG
- a CDS encoding LysR substrate-binding domain-containing protein, with product MTLLDVRHLRLVQAVAESGTVTHAAAALHLTQSAVSRQLVELESRLGVELFSRAKKKMTPTVAGQRILRTAGPLLDELRALEQDVAQKARPTPTLRIATECYTCYRWLPSAFPDLHRVQPELEVRIVLEATRRPMDALLRGEIDAAVVSGTTRDRRLAAIPLFDDELVAVLHPTHPLAARTYIEPRHFAGETLFTHDLPPEQFYFLRQVLGPAGVEPRRTSRVPLTEAILEMVAANLGITVLAQWSVQSHVDAGAVVTRRVTRSGLLRTWRLAHSRHGEMLPAVQALARAMRRGPICATSRKSCKP from the coding sequence ATGACCCTGCTGGACGTGCGCCATCTTCGGCTCGTGCAGGCCGTTGCGGAATCCGGAACGGTGACCCACGCCGCTGCGGCACTTCACCTCACGCAATCGGCGGTGAGCCGGCAGCTCGTCGAGTTGGAATCGCGCCTCGGCGTGGAGCTTTTCTCCCGCGCGAAGAAGAAGATGACGCCCACGGTCGCGGGCCAGCGCATCTTGCGCACCGCGGGACCGCTGCTCGACGAGCTTCGCGCGCTCGAGCAGGACGTGGCGCAGAAGGCGCGCCCCACGCCGACGCTGCGCATCGCCACGGAGTGTTACACCTGTTACCGGTGGCTTCCGTCGGCCTTTCCGGATCTGCACCGCGTGCAGCCGGAGCTCGAGGTGCGCATCGTTCTCGAGGCGACGCGCCGTCCGATGGATGCGCTGTTGCGCGGTGAAATCGATGCGGCGGTGGTCTCGGGAACGACGCGCGATCGCCGGCTCGCGGCCATTCCGCTGTTCGACGACGAGCTGGTGGCGGTGCTTCATCCCACGCACCCGCTGGCAGCGCGCACGTACATCGAGCCGCGCCATTTCGCAGGCGAAACCTTGTTTACCCACGACTTGCCGCCGGAGCAGTTCTACTTCCTGCGCCAAGTCCTCGGGCCCGCGGGTGTGGAGCCGCGGCGCACCTCGCGCGTGCCGCTCACCGAGGCGATTCTCGAGATGGTTGCCGCCAACCTGGGCATCACGGTGCTGGCGCAGTGGAGCGTGCAGTCCCACGTCGATGCGGGTGCCGTGGTCACGCGCAGGGTGACGCGCTCGGGCCTGTTGCGAACGTGGCGTCTCGCGCACTCGCGCCATGGCGAGATGCTTCCCGCCGTGCAGGCGCTCGCTCGCGCCATGCGTCGGGGGCCGATCTGCGCTACATCGAGAAAATCATGCAAACCGTGA